Below is a genomic region from Kryptolebias marmoratus isolate JLee-2015 linkage group LG12, ASM164957v2, whole genome shotgun sequence.
AATGCATCCCCATCCCCCCCTCTGCCCCCACTCAGGCATGAAGGAACCAAAGATGTGGCGGAGGCGGAATCAAATCACCAGTTTGCCCACTGTTTCTTTGAGTAAATAGGTGGAAATGTTATAATCCAGCTTTGTTGAATGATTTTTCCCACATTGAAAACTtctacacactaaaaactgctgggttgtCTTAATAACTCAACtgctgagttaaagctgttggttTGACTAAATACTGGGCCAAAAAGTTTGACCCAGTCATCGGAGTCATTCTTCACAGTCCAGAAGTTGACCAAACTGGACCTTTGCTTTAGGATGTAATAAGCAGAGATAAGAGGGTAAAAACAGTTATAACGTTAGCCTGGTTagctttattaatttatttatgaatgGCTTTCGTTTGCTGAAGCTACCAGCGATTAGCACCAGCTAGCTAGTACAATTTCAAGCTATAATtgtctaagtttttttttcacctattAGTAGCTCTAATTcaacagatagatagatagatagatagatagatagatagatagatagatagatagatagatagatagatagatagatagatagatagatagatagatagatagatagatagatagatagatagatagatagatagatagatagatagatagatagatagatagatagattaaaAAGATCCAGCAGCGTTACAAGCATTCATCTCATTACATTaactaattaaataaacttcTCAGTTGAATGTTCATtgtaacattaaataaacacattaaattaattaaataaactcagtgtgtgaaatatatcaaatggtgcagttttaaaaaggttactccagatatattgatatgaaACATTGAAATGTGGGTATgcattcagtgtaaacaaagcacttttatgtGCTTATTTTACTCGGCAGATCTGTGCATAAATACTAAGAATCCATCAGAATTGTCAGACTTGTCCATCCTAAACATGGACGTCAACATAgatgacctattttcagtcacttctgctgttttcaggaggtaaacaaacaggagtAGTGGTTGGcagcttacattttttttaatttaagggcACATTAAGCACGAGAAAAAAATGTGGGGATcttatttctttactttatgatttttttttaccagtcttTATGACATTGCTGTAATATGATGATATTTATTGGCTATTAACGCGAGCGTTTGACAGGTGAATTAGACGTTTCGGTTAAAAAAAAGTGGCCTGCATGTCTCGAGGCAGCAGCACAGGTCAACGCTGATGAGTTTTGTTGTTcctccattttattttctccctctctcttctgtttttcctcctttttttctggCTGTGTGAGCGCTACCGCGGTGACAGATGGCGaagccctcctcctccaccaccaccaccatctcctcctcctcctcttcctctctctcccccttccttctttctctctgtgtctctctcttcCCCCGGGAGGGCAAATCTCTCCGAATGCGGGCGCATGTCAATCACCGGGCTCTCATGTGATGGCTCTTGCCGGTGACGTGCCAGCCATATGGGCGCTGGCATCACAGCCTTAGCTGGTATGTAACCCCGTCCCCGGTAGCTCACGGTGTCCATACGCGCactgacatacacacacatacacacacacctccacacacactcacacacacgcatcTACACTCATACACATACACCCTCACGCAAATACACACGCAAACGCGCCAAGACGCACAAGCTCCGGATATTGAAGTGAGCGTGCCGGGAGAGGAGGACCACTGAACGCAGCATCAGCACCACTGAAAGCCAGCCGCGCGCTCCCTGCACCTGTGCGCTGAGAAGGAGCGCAGGTTCGCTCGCTCGTGCGTCCACAAAGATGGTCTGAAAGTAAAGCgcgtgggttttttttccctctcttcttcttcttcttccctaTTTCTTCCGCCTCCAATCCGCTGTGAAGAGCGCGAGCAGAGGTAAGTTGgaacagtttgaaaaaaaaaatctggcatgTTGAAGTTGTCGTTCAAAATGGAGGATAAATTAATCCAATTACCGGATTAAAAGTAGTGTTTTAATAGCTGGTTTGCACATTGTTCTGATAGAGTTTAAACGATGTATTTGGATGATTTAAATCACACGTTTCGTTTGTAATTTCTAGCATCTTTTGGCGCGGATCCATTTGGATTATCACCTTCTGTGTGTCACTTTGTTCTGTCACATCTCTCCTCGCGATGCAGCGACTTTGGGATAGATAAGATGAAGATGGCACGCGTTGAATCCAGTGtgtcatttctctgttttattggGTGCGCTGCAGCTCCtcgccccccttttttttctcgtcGCGCTTGTCCTTCAACTTCTGACATCCAGAGCTGCCTGGACTATCAACTCCCAGATTAAAGAACTCAAATCGAAAAGGCACGTCAGTTTCACCCCTCTTGGATCTCTTACAGGAGCGCAGTCCCGAGGATTTGGAGAGCAGCCCCTGATAGCAGCGCTCGGGCTGTAAATAGAGCCCTGCTGGACACTGATTTGATGTAGATTCCTGCGCTCGGACCGCGGCGCGGCGGGctgacaaacaaaagacaaccaCGGAGACTGATGAGAATTTTCCGGGGGAGGTGTTTGGATCGGCTCAGAGGTCCCAACCAAGGACGTCCTCGAGCTCAGCTGAAGatttattgatctttttttatcGATGATTTGTTCGGTGTCGGAGGAAATGAAAGGGTGGGACAGCGCCACAGCGCCGCGTGATTTATCCCCGTTTGTCCGTTTTTATCTCCCACGCCACAACACAGGACcgagtttttttattataataattcatttttaacGAGATCTAAAAGGATACAAGTGATTTCCATTTGTAGCCATTGACTAAAAGGGGCTTTGGAGTCACGCGCTCTTGCATACAgaattatctgtaaaatctaTTTCATGTAAGCTGCATGATTTGTTAATTGATGTCGCGAGGGTCTTTTTTACCCTCCCCTCCTTTTAATTGCGCAAACCTCCCGATCCTGAGGTTTAAAAACTAGATTTTGCCCCTGGCACACCCCCCAGAGTTAATTAAGCAACCATCAGAGCCTACCTTCGCGCGAGCTGCCAGACTttctgctgccgctgctgtAAGAATAAGAGGAGAGGATCTGTCAAGGttcagtctctttttttatattgggATACTATCTGCTATTCTCGTGGTAGAAGGattcaattattttataataatgttCAAGAAATAGCTTGGATTTTCGTATTTTGGGgctttttcttaaacaaatagACAAATTACATGTTTATTAGTATTACTGAGATTAggcaaaatacagaaaacttgtattttttgtgaGGAGAAGCGCTTTTCTGTCAAGAATATTTGCTTTTCAGAGCCGTTTCACAACCCAAATGAAAACGGAGTTCTagtcagataaataaaatcccCTCCTTCTTTGCCTAGTCTGAGAGGAGGTGCGCGCTGTGGATGAATAGTGCTGGAATGCAGCCAAAAGAGTATATGGGCGTCAGGAGGAGTGAAAGTGGGGGGCCCCATGGGACCTGTAATGTGGCCCCTGCCACTGGGACCCGCTGCGAGAGGACGCGACAGGGCACGCGGATGACAGCAGGGAATTAAACGGGTATCCGTCTAACTGCAAAGCAGCGGAAAGCCCTGAAAGCTCATTTCCCTCTTTTTCCATTTgtactttttgtattttgtggcCAAACATAGATTAATTATAGAAATTAAAACGTActgaaccaaatatttcagatatttatagagaaattatttacattttggtGCTGCCGCGCCGTTGCGACAGATTGACGCTCCCTGTGTTTGACATCCCTTCCCCTTTAATGTCTGATTGTCGATCTTGTTCTCTTGTCCCTGCAGAGTCACAATGTTGACGAGGCTTTTCAGTGACCCGTCGCTGCTCCCCGAGGTTCAGAAGTACTCTGCCTGGGCAGAGGACAGCGACGGAGAGGACCACAAACTGAAGGACGACGAGCAGGACGCGCAGGACGACATGGAGGCTTCGGACCTGAGAGGAGGCAGCCGGACTCACTCCGAGCACGCCGGGGAAGACGACGAGGACGacgaggtggaggaggaggacgacgggGAGGACACGGAGGGGGACAGGCCCAAGAAAAGGGGCCCCAAGAAGCGCAAAATGACCCAGGCCCGGATCGAGCGCTCCAAGATGCGGCGGATAAAGGCCAACGCCAGGGAGCGGACCCGCATGCACGACCTGAACTCTGCGCTCGACAATCTGCGTAAAGTGGTGCCCTGCTACTCCAAAACGCAAAAACTGTCCAAAATTGAGACACTGCGACTGGCAAAGAACTACATCTGGGCCCTGTCGGAGATCCTGCGCTCCGGGAAGAGGCCCGAGCTCGTGTCCTACGTGCAGACGCTGTGTAAGGGTCTCTCCCAGCCCACCACCAACCTGGTGGCGGGATGCCTGCAGCTCAACTCGCGCAACTTCCTGACGGAGCAGCAGTGCCAGGAGGGGGGCAGGTACGGCTCCGGCTCCTTCTCCATGCATTCCTACCCGTACCAGTGCGCGCGCCTGTCCAGCCCCCACTGCCAGCCGGGCTCGAACTCGCTGAGGACGCACGGTTTTTGCTCGGCCTACGACTCCCTGTACGGGGGGAGCGGCTCCCCGGAGTACAACAGCCCCGAGTACGAGGGGCCCCTCAGTCCGCCCTTGTGCATCAATGGCAACTTTTCCCTGAAGCACCAAGGCTCCGCCTCCCCCGACAACGAGAAGGGGTACCATTACTCTATGCATTACTCTGGCCTGCCTGGCCCCAGGCCCGCCG
It encodes:
- the LOC108243757 gene encoding neurogenic differentiation factor 2 isoform X1; the encoded protein is MICSVSEEMKGVTMLTRLFSDPSLLPEVQKYSAWAEDSDGEDHKLKDDEQDAQDDMEASDLRGGSRTHSEHAGEDDEDDEVEEEDDGEDTEGDRPKKRGPKKRKMTQARIERSKMRRIKANARERTRMHDLNSALDNLRKVVPCYSKTQKLSKIETLRLAKNYIWALSEILRSGKRPELVSYVQTLCKGLSQPTTNLVAGCLQLNSRNFLTEQQCQEGGRYGSGSFSMHSYPYQCARLSSPHCQPGSNSLRTHGFCSAYDSLYGGSGSPEYNSPEYEGPLSPPLCINGNFSLKHQGSASPDNEKGYHYSMHYSGLPGPRPAGAHNLVFGSSGARSGIHSENVLPYHDMHLHHERAPVYDELNAFFHS
- the LOC108243757 gene encoding neurogenic differentiation factor 2 isoform X2; this encodes MLTRLFSDPSLLPEVQKYSAWAEDSDGEDHKLKDDEQDAQDDMEASDLRGGSRTHSEHAGEDDEDDEVEEEDDGEDTEGDRPKKRGPKKRKMTQARIERSKMRRIKANARERTRMHDLNSALDNLRKVVPCYSKTQKLSKIETLRLAKNYIWALSEILRSGKRPELVSYVQTLCKGLSQPTTNLVAGCLQLNSRNFLTEQQCQEGGRYGSGSFSMHSYPYQCARLSSPHCQPGSNSLRTHGFCSAYDSLYGGSGSPEYNSPEYEGPLSPPLCINGNFSLKHQGSASPDNEKGYHYSMHYSGLPGPRPAGAHNLVFGSSGARSGIHSENVLPYHDMHLHHERAPVYDELNAFFHS